From Topomyia yanbarensis strain Yona2022 chromosome 1, ASM3024719v1, whole genome shotgun sequence, one genomic window encodes:
- the LOC131676411 gene encoding uncharacterized protein LOC131676411 has protein sequence MRLLREVSTSYDPRSRTWSGPRTPPVFNPVQSLGELILRVLNLNSEKVVQIGADSGTQVTGAELCLRTIRIAQNLLRAGFVGGVDKDVIFSMAVRNGEHTAPVLFACFALGIPVNTLDPTFQKDDFAHMLGAVRPKLVFCDGETLEEMVAACKMSNISPRIIVMGNKVEGFDHVEDLLVATGDENSFFPAHFENPSNQIAVLVCSSGTTGRSKAVSLSHSICIAHVVNFFDCKPDDRVFAFSSLYWLSGLVMLLAGTVRGATRIITRRPFSATLAMEIVERFHVTAAFFPPSQVSAIVTDSTSNEKKFRVVRLAFSGGGPVSGLLKRRFDQLIPGRSLEVAYGLSEIAYAVTFTAGDSYRDGTVGFLKPGVEIKIIDDNGEPLEIDQEGEIVVRAKNVFLGYYGNEEATAEMLDHEGWLHTGDLGRFDQDGLLYVVDRKKDIIKFGNYQISPSEIESVVQSVTGVTAVCVVGIPAEGNDLPAALIVRADSKCTSDVVLREVEEKLPNYKHLRGGVYFTKELPMTPSGKVLRREAKAVVLRLRNE, from the exons ATGCGGTTACTTCGAGAAGTTTCCACAAGTTACGATCCGAGAAGCAGAACGTGGAGTGGTCCTCGCACGCCACCGGTTTTCAATCCAGTCCAAAGTCTTGGTGAATTGATCCTCCGAGTGTTGAATCTAAATTCGGAGAAAGTGGTTCAGATTGGCGCGGACAGTGGCACCCAGGTGACAGGTGCCGAGTTGTGTCTCAGAACTATCCGAATTGCGCAAAACTTGCTTCGGGCGGGCTTCGTCGGCGGTGTTGATAAAGATGTCATATTTTCGATGGCCGTACGTAACGGAGAGCATACGGCGCCAGTGTTGTTTGCCTGTTTTGCATTGGGCATTCCGGTGAACACGTTGGATCCGACGTTTCAGAAAGATGACTTCGCACATATGCTTGGCGCAGTCCGTCCTAAATTGGTGTTTTGTGATGGCGAAACTTTGGAGGAAATGGTAGCTGCATGCAAAATGTCCAACATCTCACCTAGAATTATAGTGATGGGAAACAAGGTTGAAGGTTTCGATCACGTAGAAGATTTGCTAGTAGCAACCGGTGACGAGAATTCGTTCTT cCCTGCACACTTCGAGAACCCCTCGAATCAAATAGCAGTTCTCGTGTGCTCCTCCGGCACTACCGGTCGTTCCAAAGCTGTCAGTCTATCCCACTCGATCTGTATCGCCCATGTAGTCAATTTTTTCGACTGTAAACCTGACGACCGAGTATTTGCCTTCAGTTCCCTCTACTGGCTGTCGGGGTTGGTTATGCTTCTGGCAGGAACCGTTAGGGGAGCAACTCGAATCATAACTCGTCGGCCATTTTCTGCGACCCTCGCGATGGAGATTGTTGAACGCTTCCATGTTACAGCCGCATTCTTTCCACCCTCGCAGGTGAGTGCAATTGTAACTGACTCAACATCGAACGAGAAAAAATTTCGTGTGGTTCGGTTAGCGTTCAGCGGAGGTGGACCGGTTTCAGGATTACTGAAGCGACGGTTCGACCAACTGATCCCAGGAAGATCGCTGGAAGTGGCGTACGGATTATCGGAGATAGCTTATGCTGTCACTTTTACCGCTGGTGACAGCTATCGAGATGGAACGGTAGGATTTTTGAAGCCTGGTGTAGAAATCAAGATAATTGATGACAATGGTGAACCACTGGAGATTGACCAGGAAGGAGAGATTGTTGTGAGAGCGAAGAACGTTTTTCTGGGATATTACGGCAATGAAGAAGCAACAGCAGAAATGCTTGATCACGAAGGTTGGTTGCATACCGGCGATCTAGGTCGGTTCGACCAGGACGGACTGCTGTATGTTGTAGATCGAAAGAAGGATATTATAAAGTTTGGAAACTATCAGATTTCCCCGAGTGAAATCGAAAGCGTTGTACAGAGTGTTACAGGTGTGACAGCAGTCTGCGTCGTTGGAATACCGGCCGAGGGGAACGATTTGCCTGCTGCGTTGATTGTAAGGGCGGATAGCAAGTGCACATCGGATGTGGTATTGAGAGAGGTGGAAGAAAAGCTTCCGAACTACAAACATTTAAGGGGAGGGGTGTACTTTACGAAGGAACTGCCCATGACGCCTTCTGGGAAGGTTTTGCGACGAGAGGCAAAGGCTGTGGTACTACGCCTAAGGAACGAATAG